ACGCATTCCTTGATAAATTTATTGCAGGATTGGTGCTCACCGGCACCGAAATAAAATCGTTGCGGCTGGGAAAAGCCAATATTACCGACGGTTTTTGTGTATTTGAAAACGACGAACTTATTCTGCGGAACGTACAGATAAACGAATACGATAAAGGCACCTATTACAACCACGCCCCTAAACGCGACCGCAAGCTGCTGCTAAAGCGCAGCGAACTGCGCAAACTTCAGAACAAGCTAAAAGATCAGGGCCTTACCATTGTGCCGCTGCGCATGTTTATCAGCGAAAACGGCTGGGCTAAAATTGAAATTGCGTTAGCCAAAGGCAAAAAAACGTTTGATAAGCGCGAGGATATAAAGAAACGGGATATTGAACGCGAAACCGCACGTAAGTTCAAGTAATACTCTTCACACATACAAAACAAAAACGCCTCCCGATTGCTCGGGAGGCGTTTTTGTTAATTATTCAGTTTCCGACTAGAAGTGGAAGTGGATAAACAGTGCACCGGGAGCCATACCGAAGTTGGCATTGTCGGTATCCACACCAAAAGATCCGCCGCCGGCAGTTTTGGTGGTGGTAGAAGTTGCAGCTGTACCATTCCAGCTTTCTACGGTTTGCTCACCGTCGCCGGTGCGCGAAAGGG
The Bacteroidota bacterium genome window above contains:
- the smpB gene encoding SsrA-binding protein SmpB; amino-acid sequence: MATSTPNTIDIRNRQASFEYAFLDKFIAGLVLTGTEIKSLRLGKANITDGFCVFENDELILRNVQINEYDKGTYYNHAPKRDRKLLLKRSELRKLQNKLKDQGLTIVPLRMFISENGWAKIEIALAKGKKTFDKREDIKKRDIERETARKFK